In a single window of the Deltaproteobacteria bacterium genome:
- a CDS encoding ATP-binding protein yields MSDLETLKDKLIQLRLKTMAQQLDSVLDQAAQKNLNLPAVLNRLADYELEARRQTAIALKFRQSQLSDKPTIDQFDFHHHKSRLDQKTLILNLFSLDFISKHQDIILIGNPGTGKTFLAKALVFAACNANIKCLFTNTMDMINHLIAAEADHSLLKMLHFYQSPDLLVCDELGYLSLGPQGSHLFFQVISQRHAVKSTLLTTNLPFTDWGKVFDSTPVATAIADRLVHNSEVLILEGPSYRRKNKS; encoded by the coding sequence ATGTCTGACTTGGAAACGCTTAAAGATAAACTGATCCAACTCCGTCTAAAAACCATGGCCCAACAACTGGACTCCGTCCTGGATCAGGCCGCTCAAAAAAATCTCAACCTGCCGGCAGTCTTGAACCGTCTGGCCGATTACGAACTGGAGGCCCGTCGCCAGACGGCCATTGCCCTTAAGTTCCGTCAATCCCAATTAAGTGATAAACCTACGATTGACCAGTTTGACTTCCACCACCATAAGTCCCGGCTTGATCAGAAAACCCTCATCCTGAACTTATTCTCCCTCGATTTTATCTCCAAGCATCAGGATATCATCCTCATCGGCAATCCCGGTACCGGTAAAACCTTCCTGGCCAAAGCCTTAGTCTTTGCCGCCTGTAATGCCAATATCAAGTGTCTCTTTACCAATACCATGGATATGATCAATCACCTCATTGCCGCTGAAGCCGATCACTCTTTACTTAAAATGCTTCACTTTTATCAATCTCCGGACCTCTTAGTCTGTGACGAACTCGGTTATCTGTCTCTCGGCCCCCAGGGCTCGCACCTTTTCTTCCAGGTCATCAGTCAAAGGCATGCGGTTAAATCAACTCTGTTGACAACCAATTTGCCCTTTACTGACTGGGGAAAGGTCTTCGATTCCACCCCGGTGGCCACGGCTATCGCTGACCGTCTCGTTCATAACTCCGAGGTCCTTATCCTGGAAGGACCAAGCTATCGAAGAAAAAATAAATCCTAA